CCTCAGAGCCATCCGGTAGAAAGGAAGCCTTGAGTACTGGACAGTCCCCAATAAATATGCTCTGGATCTTCGGGTTTCTCTTTCCATCAATCTGGAAAAATCTCAAATGCTTGTCCAAACCAGCAGCAAGCATCAGCTGCCCATTCCTATGAAACTGCACTGAATTAATAGGGCCACTCGATGGATCCTGGATATTGGCATCTACAAGCCTTGAGAACTCTAGCATCCCAGGTAAAAGCTTAACAGTATCCTTGACAACAAGCTCATCGTTATTCTGAAGGATATCATCAACACCCCCCTCATCATCGGACTCACCATCTGACATGGCAGGAATAGAGCTTTTCCGGTCCATATCAGCCCAGCCAGTGAAGGGGTTCAATTTAGCATGCTGACCACGCAACCTAGCCTCGTACTCTTTCCCTGATATCAAATGCTCATCAGCCTCTTTTCTCAGCTTCCTCAACCTTGCAACCTTCGCAATGTCCACCTCTGTCCTCTCCTCTTCTTCATCTATCCACACAGGCTTTCTCCCCTTGATAACcacctcatcttcttcctcaccaTGGGCCAAGTCTTCCTCATAAATAGGCAAGTCATCCACACCATCAGCAGCAGACCTATCGGTGAAGAATAAAGGTGCATCATTTTCAGGAGCTGCCACTGCAGCCCCTACCTCAGTGCCAAACTCCAGTGGCGCGTAAAGGGCACCAAACAGCGAGCTCTCCAGCTGCCgcatctcctcttcctccttgttCTGCTGGGCCTTCGACACCTTAGTCCTCCTCTTCTTTTCCTTATTGTGATTCTTCAACTTGGTGCCCTTCCCAATCTCTCCATCCATAGCAACAGGAGAGCCAATGCCCTCATCATTTTCATCATCAGTTCCACTTTTCTCCAGGCGGCGCTTCTGGGCATTCTGGGATATCAAGCTCATCTTGCTTCCTGCCAAAATAACAAAACTCAGTCACATAACACGAAAGTATAAAACTTCTACTAGTATCAAGGGAAAGTTTGTTAGTTCTCTAAAATTATTTTCATGGTTTCGCTCAAATTTTGCACAGTTGCACTTGGTATTGGATATTTAGAACAGTGAGACATGTAAGCTAAGCAGGGTTATTAAAACGATAAAACGACGAAACGAATAGAGGGTAGATTTTAACGAAACAATGGACGTTTTATCGTTTAAACGGACGTTTTAACGTTTAAACGTCGATTTCACAAGAACGTTTTCTCGTGAAAACGACGTTTTAATAACCAGGACGCTAAGTCCGCCACACAATAAAATCCATCATACTTTCCTGCTCTGAGAAAAATAATTCAACTATGGCAAAGTACAGAAGTACTAGCAGTAAAAAATGTGATTAAGCAGAAAACTTTAAAATGGCAACCCATCATGGTGCTAAAATTTAATCAATGAGAACTGCCTCGAATTCTAATTCATGTGACATCGATGTACTCAATCATTTCCATCAGCACTTGATGTCAGCAAGGAAACTTTGGGAGGATTATACAAAATGATGTCAGCAACAAATGATTGACGTTCTAAATTATGGGCTGCTGGAGTTGAAAATATATGCAAACAAACAATAATAGTGCAAACAGTTGTATGAAACACTGATGCTTCGTGATTCACTGGCTAGAAAATGGAGCACATCTGACAATCCAAATGCACAATTGTTTGCTCAGAATGATGCAGGACTAGACATGAAACCCTATCTATGTGCAGCACATGTAGAAAGTGACACAGTGGGGTTAAATAGTAAATCAAGCAGCTCTGCATCTATTTATTCTATCGTAAGCGATGCAACCCTCCCCCAACGGAGCAGGCAAAGATCTATGCACGCAAATTACACGGAATGGTTACTAGTCATGTGTCACATTTAATCCAGCATGTACATGACACCCCCTCACAAAACAGAAAAAAATCAGCAGACACGAGGATGCACTCGAGTGATTCGTGGTAAGAGAGCTCACCAGGAGTTTTGGGGCAGAAGCAGCAAGACAAGTTCTTTGAACGGGAGGGGAGCGGAGGCCCCCGTGACTGAGCAGGTGAGCCGCAGGTTACTGGACGACGGTCACGAAGCCTGCTCCCTCCGTCACTCGTTCCTGCCAATGAAGGGAACAAACATCAAATGCAGCAGGACGCAGCGGAGGAGGCACATCTGCGACGAAGAAAACTTGCCTACAAAGATTAGGCCTGGACTGCTACCTGGAGCTGAATGGGGGGCGTGCTGGACCAGAGGCGGCAGCGCGGCTCCGTCACTCAGGAAGGCGGGGGCCTTGGTGCAGGCCCGCGGTTGGACGGAGGGAGGCGGGCAGGTCGAGGGTAGCTCGGCGATCTGAGTGACGGAGGCGTGCAGTagggaggccgccggcgcgaaGGGGGACGGcgggcacgacggcggcggaaaGGGGGCGGGAAGGAGAGCGAACCCTAGCAGAATTGGGCAACGGAACGAGTGaggggggagaaaggaggaaggCCACCGCCGGGTTTAGACCATCCGAACGGGCCGAACGGCTGCTGATGATGAGCCCAAGCCCGAAACAGTCAACCGGCTGGATTTCAGCCCATCCGAATGGAAAAATTATTCGTGCAACCCTCCCCAATGGAGCCCGAGATCATCGGAGTTCGTAATCCATGGATCAAGAGCTGAGAGCAAATCGAAGCAAAAACCATAAAACCGTGGCGTAAATCTGGTCAAAGGCATGCAAGGCGTGGTCGGCCTGAGAAAAGATGGGAAGGCAGCCGTTTTGTTACCTATTCTCCTCAGGAAAAGTCGTCGGTGTTTCGCTCGGGGGAATCGATCCACTCGCAGAAGGTGCTTcgtcctccgcccccgccccgcgtcctccgcccccgccccttcgtcctccgccccggccggcggctctcgccgccgcgccgtccgcccacCAACCACCGCCGGCACATCCCCGTCCTCCCCTAACCTCTCCGGTGCCACGCCCTCGCCCGGGACCTGGCCCGGCCGCCGGGTGGGCGCCGGCGGCACGGAGCGCCGCCTCACCACCCGCCCACACACCACCGCCCACCGCCGGTCGATTCCTCCCCCCACCACCTTCTCTTCTAGGTCCGGTGGCCATGGAGCCCttcaccgctgccgccgccacccccagcaaccctagatcctaaggccgccgccgccctccaccaccccggccgccggcgacctcgccggcggccgctccccccaccAACCACCCCTCGGACCCCGGCCACCCCCCTCCCCTAACCCCGGCGCCAACCACCATCGCTGGCTCGAGATTGAAGAAGCACAGTCCACGCGCGGGCCCACCTACCAGCGAGCTGCGCCTCCCTTCTGCGACAGCTCGAGCTCCAGCAGCGCGCGCGATAAATAGCCTCCCCGGTTTCGCTCGGCGGCGAATCGAAGGGAATAAATATTTCGGGTGGATTCGAGGGGCAGTGGGTTAGGGGTTCAGGGCTggtgtggcggtggtggtgatgGCTCGTGCTTGAGGAGAAGAGCCGAGTGAGTACCGAGGGAGGAGGGATCTATACCGTATCAAGCgtttttttttttatatttttcaaaattattttttcaattgaGGTGAAATTTCCTCAATTGAGCCATAGAAAGTGCGGCTATGAATTATTCCatttaattatagaaaaattagATCTAAATCTAAAGTAAAAAAACTTTATACTAAAACATAGCATATTATATGTCAATgtatagatctactcatgtagagtccaacaaaattggattttttattttattatttttttgtgatttattatgattttttaaaaattcaaccaaaataaataaagaaaaaaaagaaaataacaaaACCACCGTTCAAAACTGCCCCaggggtaatttgaccggttttgaaaagttcaggggggtAGAatatccggttttatagttgaggGGATTATGTTCTCCACCCCTCGTAGTTGGGGGTGATCTAGACTTCTGCCATTTTAGAATTAGCTCTTGATGAGTAAACTAGACTGACAGTTATACTATATTATTATAAGACACTGtgtataatatatattttttatgctaatcaatatatttatatgattTCAAGTAGCAACGTACTGGTATATTTGCTAAAAAAACCCCGCTTCGATGTAAAACATCATTACAGATTGTGTATCACAGTTAGTGAAAAACTAGCACTGCTGTTGTAGCTAAAGcatttgtcggtaccccaggaccgGGGTActccctcttgctgtgtctaggcgagagcctcgtagttatccttaactacgccctaaCGGTCGcacagccggacccctgaggtCTGGAGCCCTACTCTCAGCAAACGGCCCCGGatccgctccccgcttggggaggatccggtgacgccacatgtcccgggggaggtagccctcagccaaaacagctgggggCCCTGGACCTCCTAGTGAGTTCCGGACCCccgccgggtcccggaccccatatactatccggacccctcagcagggagAAGCCGATACCCCGCCTGGGGCtagtccggggccgccacgtgtcagtGGGTGCGGGCACGCGCGCGGAACCGCGTAGCTCCCCTGAAAGACTCGCCTACCTACCGTATTCAATACGGTAGGCGGAGCAAGGCCCGAGGCGACTTTTGTCAGGTTGCACTGttggtcgcgtgttaccaaggcgcacagtgcagtcgctggcgccgcccacgccgtgtATGTCAGTCTACAatgccagttggacacgacaactcggtttcgcccattatgacgcctgcacggtagcctcgacagactacgccgcaagctacactacctcaacgggcgcctcgccgatgggacaggagaagacccccccACGGTCAAAGAGTCTACAAGACGACGAAGCGTATCCGGCAAGAAATTCTcgatcactgtagcaccattagtaTCTATCTAGTATAGTATACATCCTtgctgggcccacctgtcggggtccaacgtctgtgtacgcgtcctccttgctctataaaaagagacgcccgttagagaaagaCTCAGGTCCAGAGGAAGCACGGCTGGGAAGAGGATAGACTCGTtaccaagaacaatacaccatccagtggacgtagggtattacgctacgGCGgctcgaaccactctaaatccgtgtgttcttgcgttcttgtcCCCCGGACTtgatcggcctaatagcttagcactttctcgagtactccccctcggggaataggcgggtgagttccgccacccggccgtgggtaCCCCCTAaagcccacgacatttggcgccgtccgtggggagggtGCAAGCGTTGGCTAGATCTCTAGGCTTCTGaggctgagctcatcctctgcaacagcggtgagaagatgaagagaagcATGGCGGCACCTACGCCGCATGTCACTATGCCGAGGCAGCAGCGCCCTCGGTGTGGCGGCGCACTGCAGCGgtgcctgctgtgcgtcgccactacgacacctcagagccgacGCGGTGGCGCGCAGCGGAGACGCCCGCTGTGCGTCACCTTTCAACATCTCCGCgacggctcaaggttttctctcaagcaaccgccAGGACTCCCCTGCGGCgacatggcgtcggctcaaggctttctctcaatatGAAGCCTAGAGCCGACCACTGTGGCCCGGGGGAAGTCTACCGTCGCCCCCTCCCTCGCCAGGACCGAGACTCTCTTGGTGCTGCTACAGATAGGATcccgccaccaggcgcgggggcctaacgccagcaccaaggtcgagccggcgaacgaccgcccttctccacgctccgagCTCATGAGCACCCAGCTTGTGATAAGCAATCATCGGGCTGGGCTTCCGgcggcagacggcggcggctgggccactcccattcaaagccaaagaatttgttctcATGCAAACTAAGCATGAAACAGTTCTTGTGCAAAGGAGGGCCCggcaagctcccgaggtgatgctggatgatgctgtataAGCACGTCCAGACCGCCTTCGCCCCCAACAACTGAGGAATTTCCAAGATGGCAGTTCCACTCCGACCGGAGATGAGCAAGATTCACAGGGCGACGGCTGAAGGTTAACATTAGATAGGATTGAATgtatttctcctttgtaataataTGGTGCCTACGtatggtccagagcggtaaaggtccgcccttgtaaacccgacctctggcttcatcaggcaacaccagcaagtggtccagagcggtagaggtctgCCCTCATAATCCCGATATCTGATGTACACCACTAACCAAGAaataaaggagatttgcttCCTCAAGCCTTATCTTTACATTAACTTAACAGCACTCGCCTGACCAGCTTGCATTTTTTGCTAAATGATCCAAATTGAGTTGATGGCTAGTGGTCAGGTTGGAATGctccttctagctggaaggcatatcggacccctagggacctgctcaggGTAAGTGGTGCCCGTATCCTGGGGAAGAGAAGCTCCGCGCAGCTTAGTCTGGTAATGTACCTtaagcctacgtacttcactgccctgttatgagtcccctagtatccgaggcTGCTGTTCCTAGGTgtcccgggctcctttctaATATAAGCCTTGGTTTCCTGTGCCATACCGCTAGGTCCGGATACGTATCTTGATGGATCGATAGCGACa
The Panicum virgatum strain AP13 chromosome 6N, P.virgatum_v5, whole genome shotgun sequence genome window above contains:
- the LOC120679378 gene encoding U3 small nucleolar RNA-associated protein 18 homolog, producing the protein MSLISQNAQKRRLEKSGTDDENDEGIGSPVAMDGEIGKGTKLKNHNKEKKRRTKVSKAQQNKEEEEMRQLESSLFGALYAPLEFGTEVGAAVAAPENDAPLFFTDRSAADGVDDLPIYEEDLAHGEEEDEVVIKGRKPVWIDEEEERTEVDIAKVARLRKLRKEADEHLISGKEYEARLRGQHAKLNPFTGWADMDRKSSIPAMSDGESDDEGGVDDILQNNDELVVKDTVKLLPGMLEFSRLVDANIQDPSSGPINSVQFHRNGQLMLAAGLDKHLRFFQIDGKRNPKIQSIFIGDCPVLKASFLPDGSEVILSGRRKFFYSFDLVKAAVSKIGPLTGREEKSLESFEISPDSRTIAFVGNEGYILLISAKTKQLIGTLKMNGSVRSLAFANGGNQLLSSGGDGHVYHWDLGTRKCIHKAMDDGSLAGISLCTSRDSSLFATGSTSGIVNVYKRDDFLGGKRKPLKTIENLTTDVSEMKFNHDAQILAITSRKERNGMRLVHVPSLSVFQNWPGPRFSLHYPRCLDFSPGSGFLSVGHAGGKVLLYKLHHYQNA